In Aphanothece sacrum FPU1, a single genomic region encodes these proteins:
- the sppA gene encoding signal peptide peptidase SppA — translation MNFFKQTLASLIGTLTGLFLFVTLGASGLVIMLMAFTSVDRSPTVKDKSILVFDLSIQIQDTEPPITLRDILSDEDKSIISLRNVIQNIEKASQDDRIVGIFIDGSEGSGVNGYATLTEIREALTKFKKTGKKIIAYDESFSEPEYYLNSVADTLILNPMGSIEMNGLGTQPLFWTKALEKYGIGVQVVRVGNYKSAVEPFIRENLSTENREQLQVLFDNIWGNFLTTVGKSRQLSPQNLQEIADNKGFLNAQEAQKMKLIDEVAYRDQVLTKLKNLTDSKEDSFSQISLANYSDVSVLAVPKKSSNNKIAVVYLDGTIVDGQGTREEVGASRFTRLLRRIRQDEKVKAVVIRINSPGGSATASDIILREIQLIRDQKPVIISMGNVAASGGYWIATGGQHIFAESNTITGSIGVFGMLFNIQEIANNNGITWDSVKTAKLADLGTATRPKTAQELAIYQTYVNQIYDLFLSKVSQSRHLPKAKVAAIAQGRVWSGEDAKNIGLVDTIGGLNEAIKYTSAQTNLGNNWELQQYPTPQGLTQLLFRKSLDDEVNNSVTIDPLTQEFIKIKTQLSELTTFNDPKGIYSRLPFNFTFK, via the coding sequence ATGAATTTTTTTAAACAAACCTTGGCCAGTTTAATTGGAACCTTAACGGGTTTATTTTTGTTTGTTACACTAGGAGCTAGTGGACTGGTCATTATGTTAATGGCTTTCACGTCTGTTGATCGCAGTCCCACCGTTAAAGACAAATCTATTCTTGTTTTTGACTTATCAATTCAAATTCAGGATACAGAACCTCCTATAACTTTAAGAGACATTTTATCAGATGAAGATAAATCTATTATTTCTCTGCGAAATGTTATACAAAATATTGAAAAAGCAAGTCAAGATGATCGTATTGTTGGCATATTTATTGATGGAAGTGAAGGCAGTGGAGTCAATGGTTATGCTACCTTAACAGAAATTAGAGAAGCTTTAACAAAATTCAAAAAAACCGGTAAAAAAATTATTGCTTATGATGAGTCTTTCAGTGAACCAGAATATTATCTCAATTCTGTTGCAGATACGTTAATTCTTAATCCCATGGGTTCCATAGAAATGAATGGGTTGGGAACACAACCTTTATTTTGGACAAAGGCCTTAGAAAAGTATGGTATTGGGGTACAAGTCGTCAGAGTTGGTAATTATAAATCAGCAGTTGAACCCTTTATTAGAGAAAATCTAAGCACTGAAAATCGTGAACAATTACAAGTTTTATTTGATAATATTTGGGGAAATTTTTTAACCACAGTGGGAAAAAGTCGTCAATTATCCCCTCAAAATTTACAAGAAATTGCTGATAATAAAGGATTTTTAAACGCCCAAGAAGCACAAAAAATGAAATTAATAGATGAGGTAGCTTATCGAGATCAAGTCCTAACTAAATTAAAAAATTTAACAGATAGTAAAGAAGACTCTTTTTCTCAAATTTCTTTAGCTAATTATTCAGATGTTTCTGTATTAGCTGTTCCGAAAAAATCCTCTAATAATAAAATTGCTGTTGTTTATTTAGACGGAACCATTGTTGATGGCCAAGGAACCAGAGAAGAAGTGGGAGCAAGTCGTTTTACTAGACTTTTACGAAGAATTCGACAAGATGAAAAGGTTAAAGCAGTGGTTATTCGTATTAATAGTCCTGGGGGAAGTGCCACAGCATCTGATATTATTTTACGGGAAATTCAACTAATTCGTGATCAAAAACCTGTGATAATTTCTATGGGTAATGTTGCCGCTTCTGGGGGATATTGGATAGCAACAGGAGGACAACATATTTTTGCTGAATCTAATACCATAACCGGATCAATTGGAGTATTTGGAATGTTATTTAATATCCAAGAAATTGCTAATAATAATGGCATTACTTGGGATTCAGTGAAAACGGCCAAACTAGCTGATTTAGGAACAGCAACCCGTCCTAAAACGGCACAAGAATTAGCAATTTATCAAACTTATGTTAATCAAATTTATGACCTATTTTTAAGCAAGGTTTCTCAATCTCGTCATTTACCCAAAGCTAAAGTAGCAGCTATTGCTCAAGGTAGGGTTTGGTCAGGAGAAGATGCCAAAAATATTGGCTTAGTTGATACTATTGGGGGGTTAAATGAAGCAATTAAATATACATCTGCTCAAACTAATTTAGGCAACAATTGGGAACTTCAACAGTATCCAACTCCACAGGGATTAACTCAATTATTATTCAGAAAATCCCTTGATGATGAAGTTAATAATTCGGTTACAATTGATCCATTAACTCAAGAATTTATCAAGATTAAAACTCAATTATCTGAATTAACTACTTTCAATGATCCTAAAGGTATTTATTCCCGTCTTCCTTTTAATTTTACCTTCAAATAG
- the recF gene encoding DNA replication/repair protein RecF (All proteins in this family for which functions are known are DNA-binding proteins that assist the filamentation of RecA onto DNA for the initiation of recombination or recombinational repair.), with translation MYLKNIHLYAFRNYREQWVEFSTKKTILLGNNAQGKSNLLEAIELLATLKSHRTNRDHDLILEGSTTGQIIATIERTYGKSDLGITLRSPGRRSLMLNHENLRRHLDFLGHLNAVEFSCLDLDLVRGSPDIRRNWLDTLLVQLEPVYAHILHEYYQVLRQRNALLKAMGKNNHVPEKTPNLSPEISQLKLWDKQLAETGSRVIRRRNRVIERLTPLAQNWHTNISGGTEIIEINYLPNVIVNSDEIIEVQQAFLEKIEQRRIVEQQLGTTVVGPHRDDVEFNINKTPAKSYGSQGQQRTLVLALKLAELQLIEDVIGEPPLLLLDDVLAELDPNRQNQLLEVIKGRFQTLITTTYLHSFDSQWLDAAQIMKVENGKIYSF, from the coding sequence ATGTATCTCAAAAATATTCATCTATATGCTTTTCGTAATTATCGAGAACAATGGGTTGAATTTTCAACCAAAAAAACAATTTTATTGGGGAATAATGCTCAAGGCAAATCAAATTTACTTGAAGCTATAGAATTATTAGCAACTCTCAAAAGTCATCGCACTAATCGCGATCATGATCTCATTTTAGAAGGGTCAACAACGGGACAAATTATAGCAACCATTGAACGGACTTATGGTAAGTCTGATTTAGGGATTACTTTACGTTCTCCTGGACGACGTAGTTTAATGTTAAATCATGAAAATTTGCGTCGTCATTTAGACTTTTTAGGCCACTTAAATGCAGTAGAATTTTCTTGTTTAGATTTAGATTTAGTGCGGGGTTCTCCTGATATTCGTCGTAATTGGTTGGATACTCTTTTAGTTCAATTAGAACCAGTTTATGCTCATATTTTGCACGAATATTATCAGGTTTTACGTCAACGTAATGCTTTATTAAAAGCTATGGGGAAAAACAATCATGTCCCAGAGAAAACTCCTAATTTATCTCCTGAAATATCTCAATTAAAGTTATGGGATAAACAATTAGCAGAAACTGGTTCACGGGTCATAAGAAGACGGAATAGAGTTATTGAAAGATTAACTCCTTTAGCACAAAATTGGCATACAAATATTAGTGGAGGTACGGAAATTATAGAGATTAACTATTTACCTAATGTTATTGTCAATAGTGATGAAATAATAGAGGTTCAACAAGCATTTCTAGAAAAGATTGAACAACGTCGCATAGTTGAACAACAATTAGGTACTACGGTTGTAGGGCCTCATCGGGATGATGTAGAGTTTAATATTAATAAGACTCCTGCTAAATCTTATGGTTCTCAAGGACAACAAAGAACTTTAGTCTTGGCGTTAAAATTGGCAGAATTACAGTTAATTGAAGATGTGATCGGAGAACCTCCTTTATTATTATTAGATGATGTTTTGGCAGAACTTGACCCTAATCGACAAAATCAATTATTAGAGGTTATTAAAGGACGATTTCAGACTTTAATTACAACAACTTATTTACATTCTTTTGATTCTCAATGGTTAGATGCTGCTCAAATTATGAAGGTCGAAAATGGGAAAATTTATTCTTTTTAA
- a CDS encoding TRC40/GET3/ArsA family transport-energizing ATPase has protein sequence MRVILMTGKGGVGKTSVAAATGLRCAELGYKTLVLSTDPAHSLADSFDIELGHDARLLRPNLWGAELDALMELEGNWGAVKRYITQVLQARGLDGVQAEELAILPGMDEIFGLVRMKRHYDEGEYDVLIIDSAPTGTALRLLSLPEVGGWYMRRFYKPLQGMSVALRPLVEPFFRPIAGFSLPDKEVMDAPYEFYEQIEALEKVLTDNKQTSVRLVTNPEKMVIKESLRAHAYLSLYNVSTDLVIANRIIPDTVTDPFFKKWKENQQIYKQEIYDDFHPLPVKEVPLFSEELCGMPALERLKDTLYKDEDPSKIYYEENTIRIVQKENEYSLELYLPGIPKEQVQLNKTGDELNIRIGNHRRNLVLPQALAALKPSGAKMEEDYLKIRFSSNVETKV, from the coding sequence ATGCGTGTAATCCTCATGACTGGTAAAGGAGGGGTAGGTAAAACCTCTGTTGCTGCGGCCACTGGACTGCGGTGTGCGGAATTAGGGTACAAAACCCTAGTCTTAAGTACCGACCCGGCCCATTCCCTAGCCGATAGCTTTGATATAGAATTAGGTCATGATGCCCGTTTACTGCGTCCGAACCTTTGGGGGGCAGAATTAGACGCATTGATGGAATTAGAAGGAAATTGGGGGGCAGTCAAACGCTATATCACCCAGGTATTACAAGCTAGAGGTTTAGACGGGGTGCAAGCGGAAGAATTAGCCATTTTACCAGGAATGGATGAGATTTTTGGCTTAGTTCGCATGAAACGCCACTATGATGAGGGAGAATACGACGTTTTAATTATCGATTCTGCACCCACGGGAACCGCTTTACGTTTACTGAGTCTCCCTGAAGTGGGGGGCTGGTATATGAGAAGATTTTACAAACCGTTACAAGGTATGTCTGTTGCGTTGCGTCCCTTGGTAGAACCCTTTTTCCGACCGATCGCAGGATTTTCTTTACCGGATAAGGAGGTAATGGACGCACCCTATGAATTTTACGAGCAAATTGAGGCATTAGAGAAGGTTTTGACTGATAATAAGCAAACTTCCGTCCGTTTAGTCACTAACCCTGAAAAAATGGTGATTAAAGAATCTTTACGGGCCCATGCTTACTTAAGTTTGTACAATGTTTCTACTGATTTAGTAATCGCTAATCGTATTATTCCTGATACTGTGACTGATCCTTTCTTTAAAAAATGGAAAGAAAATCAACAGATTTATAAACAGGAAATTTACGATGATTTCCATCCTTTACCGGTCAAAGAAGTGCCATTATTTTCAGAAGAATTATGTGGTATGCCTGCTTTAGAAAGACTGAAAGATACTCTCTATAAAGATGAAGATCCTTCTAAAATTTATTATGAAGAAAACACCATTAGAATTGTTCAGAAAGAGAATGAATATAGCTTAGAGTTGTATTTACCAGGCATTCCTAAAGAACAAGTTCAACTCAATAAAACGGGAGACGAATTAAACATTAGAATTGGTAATCATCGTCGTAATTTAGTGTTACCTCAAGCTTTAGCTGCTTTGAAACCTTCGGGGGCAAAAATGGAGGAAGATTACCTAAAAATTCGCTTTAGTAGTAACGTTGAAACTAAAGTTTAA